Genomic DNA from Chelonia mydas isolate rCheMyd1 chromosome 6, rCheMyd1.pri.v2, whole genome shotgun sequence:
TTGTCTCCAGGGGATGAGTTAGGAAGGCACTTCATTGCTCATGCAGATACTACCTAAGCTGTTCACATAAAGGGGGAAGTGTGGGCACCCCAAGTTAGTCAATGCACCTCAGTTCTGTGTTCTCACCCAGCCCTGACAACATCCTTCCCCTCATCCCTGAGCTCCCCTTACCTTGACCCATAGCCCCCTGCCATTCCAGCTGTTAGTACCCCCCAGTCTCACCCTGCTGCCCCTATTCTAGCCTTGGGTTTTCCTTCCCACAGATCTATTGATGCCACCCCAATCCTCCTGCTTTCTTGCTGATCTCTCCTGCCTTATACCCCTTTCTCTGGCAGACTCCTTGCTAGTCCTTACTGGGGGGTGGGCAGTGCTGGCTAGGCAGGAACAAGGAGGGTTCAGGTGAGTGTCATCCCCCATCTTTTGTCCTCAGGTACCTGGTCATCCCCCCTGTCTGACCCCACTTACTACCTTGGTGACCTGATAAACATCCAGGCATCAGTGAGAACTGGCAGCCATGCACCTCTGAGGATCTACGTGGATGAATGTGTGGCCCGGCCAAGTGCAGAGTCTTCCATGAAATATGAGGTCATCACAGACCATGGGTGAGCGTCTGGGGCAGAAGTCTCTGAACGGGTTCCAGTGTCTACTATCAAAGCACCATTTTATCTAGCAGGACTAGGCAGTTCTGGCCCATGGAGGGAAGTGGACAGTGGGCTTTTAAGTTATtagtagggccctatcaaattcagagtccattttggtcaatttcacagttgtagaattttaaatcctacaaatttaattatttcagcatttaaaacagaaatttctcagtgttgtaactgtagggatcctgacccaaaagagtttggggggcaggcggtcacaaggttattgtaggcaGGGTTGCagcactgctacccttactttagcacagctgctggcagggtgctgccttcagagctggatgcctggccaacagccactgctctctggccgcccagctctgaaggcagcacagaagtaagggtggcaataccatgagccccctaaaataaccttgacccccccacaactcccttttgggcaaggatccccaatttgagaaacactggtctcccctgtgactactgtatagtatagggtaaaatgTGGCACATGTGAccagattttgggggggaggccaaatttcacagtccatgacttgtttttcatggccatgaatttagtagggccttAGTTATTATTAATGGTTTGAACTGCTCCTGTACAACCTGTATCTCCTGGCTGCTCCACCATTGCCCCAAATCCCCACAATTCCTTGTCTCCCCACCCCTGGGATCTGGGTCAGGTGCCCCTCCCAGCTGTTTCTCAGGTCCCATGTGGACCGTCTGGGAGCCAGGATGATGGCTGGCTCCATGGCACTGAGGAGGCTGGGTGAGTaacccccctcctccctacaGGTGCCTTGTGGATGGGCAGCACAGCCGCTCCCACTTCCTTGCCCCACGAGGAGACCAGTTCCTCCGTTTCCAGCTGGACACATTTGTCTTCTCCGGTGCTTCCAACAGCCAGGTCAGTACAGAGGAGGGGGGGCCTGAGCCACCTGGAAAGGCACAGACTTCCCTGCATGGGGTGGGTGTCAGCAATGCAAGATGGCTGCCATCTCCATGAGGGACTCTCCCACAGGACCCTGCGAGGAGATAAGATgagctctcctgtgctctctcctcGAGAGATGGATGGCCAGGGTGTGGGGCAGAATGGGTGCTGTATGGGAAGAGGGTTCCCTCAGCCTGACCTCACAGTAAGTTGAGCTCTGGGCTCTCCCTGCGTCCCATACAGAACCACATCTGGCTGTGACATCTTTCATGCTTTCAGATCTACCTCCTGTGCCACCTGAAGGCAGTGGCTGCCGGCCCTGCCGACCAGCACAACAAGGCCTGCTCCTATGATCCAGCCACTGCAGCCTGGCACTCCCATGACGGAGGAGACTGCTCCTGCTGTGCTTCCCCTGCTGGCTGTGGGAGCAGGAGGCGGCGCCGGCATCTGCCTCAGGAAAGGGAAGGTAATCTTGCATGCCCCCCATCCTTCTGGAGGAGCTTGCCTGGATTCCACCATTCCTtggtgggctgggggaggctggctgGGCTAATGTGTCCCTGGGATCCTCCAatctctgtgccctgcccccagaCCACTCTTCCTTggcaccagagcaggggctgccctagggGCATTTGGCCCTTCTAGCATTTGGGGGAGTAGAGAGCTGCCCCTCTTGCCCATGAGACTAAGCTTCCATCTGGCTGATGTCAGAGCTGAGCCCAGCTGCTTCTGATATGGGGGCTGGATAGATCATGTGCAGTAAGCCAGATGTGGCTTCCACCCCACCAGACCCTGTGCTGATTGCTGGTGGGCATTGGAATGGCaggaggagggtggtgaggcatCCTGTACCTGCTCCCAGACTGTGGCTGCTCTTTCCCTGCAGGGCTCCTTGGAGAAGCAGACCTCCAGCTCGGCCCTATCAAGCTGGCCTCCAATTCCTCCACTACACTGGGCTCCAGATCCCTAACATTGGCTTCTACAGAGCCCACCTCTGCCATGGCAGGGGCTGTTGAGCTCTCTTACACTGTGCCCATCTCTGGCACCCCTAAAGCCATCCACCCTGTCCTGTTCTCTCCCAATCGGGCCATGAACCCCATCGTGAGAGGGGACATGAAGGAGTcctcaggtgagtgctctgatCTGCCCTctgtcatggggtggggggagctgactGGAGTGAGACTGACTCCCATGACCCATCTGTCAGTGGGTGAGCTGTTGCTCAGTGTAGCCACAAGCAAGGCCATGAGCAGTCTGGTCAACTTCTTATTGTCTCATCACCTAGCCAACTGGCAGAACTGACTAATGGGGTTGCTGTCATTGGCTGCAGGGCCACAAATCCGGGAAATCTGGAGTCAGGCTCTTCCAAACAGAAACGGGGACCAAGCCCCATGTCCCACAAGCATGGAGCAGTGCCCAGGAGGGGGTGGAAAAATTAGCCTTGCTGGGTTGatccctgtctcccccccccacatatcAACCTGTGTGTGTGATAGCTTTAGGAGGCAGCCACCATTCCCTGGTGAACAGCTAGGAGGCTCTGGAGCCAAGCTGCTTTGACCACATGTCCTCACAGCCTCTCTCCTGAGTGCTGCTCTGTATTCCTTTCCCACAGGGCTGCAACTCTCCTTCTCTGTCACCACCCTGGCCATCGCAGTGCTGTGCTCACTCTTTGTCTTCCTGGGAATCCTGGGTTGCTACTGCTCCACCAAGCGCTACCACAGAGGATACCGGATGGGTGCCATTGATGCTGCCTTGGGGGAGTCCGGTGCTGTTGCCATGGCACCCACAGCCTCTGGGGACTCCAATGTAGCCTCTAAGAAACCTGGTGCTGTGGTGGCTGCAGCCTGTGGGGAGTCTGGCTCTGTATGAAACTCTAGTtgcctcttaaaaataaaataaaccagtcAGTCAATGGAAATGTCTCATTCCTCAGTGTGGGGGTAGCTGGGGTGGGCGGGGACTTCAGCACCACCTGGCTGGCTGTGAGAGCCTCTTCTGTCCCCAGTTTAACTATGGCCAGTCATACCAGTACCTTCTCCTTCAGGACCAGAAGATAAGATGACCACTGAGGGTCAGATTTCCAAAAGAGCATTCCATCTTCAGTATGGAGCTATAATCTGACCTGCAGGGTGAGGGAGATTCTTCCTCTTTAGCAATGGCTCTACCATAAAACACACCCACTATGTACCTTCCTTTTGttacaaattacacctggtagatcacacacacaaatgctatgaattacacctggtaggtcacgcacagctcaaatctaggctgaggcacataaacaaagtccacaactgctgagttcccaaaaaacaccaagtttattacgctcaagcgtggtgccccccctgctagccaggaggggaccctgaatacagattatacaaaggttatatactttttagcaaagcatgttgccctcatgcactggaaaccttagccaataaacaaacccttctcttatctaccacctatccctgcttggtgcattccttgtgctaaactagtatgttaattacacagcatggtcctaaaaccatacatcagtaacttttattatcaggatgggaggcctcacatcaaagccCAGGAAATAGGGAGTTTAGGGACTGACAAAgaaacagatactgggagtcaaagcaggctggagacaaggaggattttcacaggaatgcagtatctaaggaacacgtCTCCTGGTGcgtgatgtgcttgcttttagacaatggtgggccccaaaccaaaatggagtcacatgtgctaacttttccttaacactttGGGGCATGGCACTGCTGGTCACTGCCAGGGTAGGGGGagcacacacacatttcatgTCCTCTGCTACAATGACCTCAATGATGGGGGGGCCTTGTTGCTGAGGGAacattcagtttccttttctgtGGTAAGAGACCTAGGTAACCATGATGACTCAGGTATTCCCCCATTGTaaatggggtgtggggaggatgCTGAGTCTTCATGCTCCGCTGCCTCTATCTGCTTTGCCTAGGCCctgctcttgggggcagggggtaggacAAACAAATCACTCCATTCAAATCCTGGAACTCAAGGGCTTTGAGCCAACTGACTCTATGCACTAATGGATACATCAGTCCAACTGATGTGACTTGTCTGGTCCCATCTCTCCACTCACTGTTCCCCTCTCACTCATGGTGGCTGGACCCACACCTGAGCTGGACCTAAACAATCCCCCAAACAACTAGAGCCTAGGTACCCAAAAGGCAGTTAACTGAGGCTGTCCTGGTACTGAGAACATTCTGAGTGAGTGTCTAACTGGGTAAGGTATCAATGAGGGGCTGAATGTGTGCTGATCTCCTGTGTACCGCTGCAGGGCAGATCTGGGGGAGGTAGCACAGTTGGTCCTAAGCCATGCCTCCTACCAGCCCTGGTGAGAAGGTAGGAAAGGCAGTGAAGGGCATGACTCTCTGTCCCTTCCTGCAGTGACAGTCTTAAAGATCTTTCTGCCATGCTCAGAAAGGCACTGGTGTCTTACTTAACAGCCCAGCTTAGTAGCTACTGGGGTGGATTCTAGGCCTGCTCTCTGCAAATTCACTGAGACTTTTGGCCTAGATATCTGAGTGCTGGGACCTTAGAGTTAGTGCTGGTGTATCATATGGTAGAGGAGAGTACTCTCCTCAGACAGTTGAGGGTCTTGTGCTCCTATGGTTAGTAACTGGAGAGTATAAACCTATGCTCAAACTGAGCTCTCTTCTGCCATCAACTGAGGAACGGGGGGCAAAGATGTGAGGAACCAACTGTATTTGgtcaatgaggagtccttgtggcaccttatagactaacacatttttgctgatacagactaacacagctactgctCGGAAACTTGTATTTGCACAGACACACCTAGGTTGCCTGGGTGATCAGTAGACAGAGcagctttgccaaagtgatcaattttggctggtttggtttaaAACTTGGGCGCAGGACTAACAAAATCTTATTCTATAACTAAAGGGTAGAGAACAATACAGTTCCTCTAACTGTAAGCTCACTTGCTAAGTCTTGGGTAGTGATGTCAAATCCAAGTGAAAGATGGAGTGGCAATAGACTTTTCCTATGTGGAGCAGATTCTTCTTAAAGCATCTTAGGTGTTGTTTGGCCATCTTCTCCAGTGTTTAAAGAGAGCTGAAAACGCTTTCAACTTATTTCAACCTTTCCAGTGATCACTAGCGCTGAAATCATTACTAAGCTGATGATGTAAGGGGCTGAACCTGAGATGTTTGGGGAGGGTCTTCTGGTGAAAGAAAATGCAGAAGGGGCAGTAGTGGCCACCCACTCCAATCACTAAGAACTGGATTAGCTGGTGGAACCTCCGAACAGCATCACTCAACCATTTCCCCCCGCCCTCAGGCAGGATGTACATCTGATTGAATGTACCCCTGGAGGCTAGGATTTTCCTGATCTTGGACACCAAACTGGGTGGGGGTGCAGCAAGGGGCAAAGGGACTGGTGTGCTAAGCTGATGTCCACTGGGCCTTCCCATTGCAAGGTGGGAACAGGCAGAGGACCAAGATTCTGTGGGGAAAGTGTTTTACTTTACTTTCGAGTCACCATTTTGGTAGTTCCCCCTAATCCCTCTCCACGGAAGCTTTCTCATACACAAACTCAGGGCTTGAAcctggggaagtattgcctcatggAGAAGGGTGGTGAATAGGTTTCCCACATTTCTGGTTGTCAGCTCATGCTGCTTCTGTTTtgtaatgtaagcagagtcaggatgagctctaccctgacctctggtggtgagttgtggtgggttgtggaaaagaacgtCAGGGGCTGatttcatttgcataggcacacccaccccacctagatggtcactttggctgctgcaggagccccagtttctctcttattggggcaggaagaataaactgttattatcctgattatgtgaatcaaggacagtggaactgtacttggccttttgttatgatggagggactcgccatcaactaagcagcactcgctaggcaaggatcatgggttccaaaacccagtgcaTTGAGAGAGTTTGGGGGttaggtattaatacctggtggtatggggTCCCTGGTGAGGGAcctacatgctaattgcactttcttctctctctccactgtggaatatcagagctagttttgattctattaggagtctagttacaggctgctgagctgaattcactttgggctaatggtgcaccagcactgaggctcccctactacaagctgaaatcactaaagagctaaaattaaaaggtttgggtctgtggtcacctatgcaaattggtgaggatttttatcaaaccttccccaggaaggtggggggtaacttttgggaggattttttgggggaaagatgtttccaaactgactctttcctaataatatacCGGTTAGGTGTTTGGTCgtggcagtgaaagtccaagggcaaaaggtaaaatagtttgtaccttggggaagttttaacctaagctggtaaaagtaagcttaggaggttttcatgcaggtccccacatctgtaccctagcgttcagagtgaggaaggaacctttacacctccccatttccacccaggttgggaggtaaaactctgcagataaattttgaaactctggggctgcactgaccagggacagagacttctgggttgttggacttttgggactttgggtgactttggggttgctggactaaagaaccaaagggaaaggacacggcccaatttgcttggggtgggtttttgctcatgggttgtgttatgaatcgtgttggtggtgtttccccaacataatgccacattgtttctctctgttattaaaagacttttgctacactcagaccctgtgcttgcgagaggggaagtattgcctcttagaggcgctcatagggggtggtatatatttgtcccagggtactgggtgggggcttgagccggttttgcattgtgttattggaatggaacccctagatactgaacccctGCCCTTggtgctgccaactctgacaggcagaagggttacagtaaTGTTAAGAGGAACCCTGGCCCTCGTGGCTGCTGGCATCACCTGGCAGAAAGGTTCCACATGGCACTGAGAGTGTAAACTCCTCCATTCTTCTCTGGTTTGGCAGTAAATACCCTGAGCCACAGAGTGGGGAAATTGTGATATAAACATTCTCATGCCTGCAGGAATTGGGGATGTCTAACCCCACCTCCTAGTGAGTGGAGTGGGGAGCAATTAAATGAAGGTATAAGCCTGGCTCAACATTCCTTCTTTCTACCCTCTCCATGTTAGCCTGGCCTAACATCAGGTCCCTCATGATGGCACTGAGAGCATTAAAGCTCTCCGAAGGCAAAGCCTGTGAGCAGTAGAGGAAACAGGGTTGTCTGAACTGTGCAGTCCCAAAAGAATTCCAAGCTTCACTTCATGCTACCACCACTTCAGCCCTGCTGGAGACCTATGAGAAACAACTGTTCTGGTCTGGAATTTCATTACTTTGTAACATGGtatgggtgggagtggggaggctgTCTTTCATGTGTGACTAAACTAGAATTGGGTTTGCCCCCTGTCTGGGTcattcactgctctgtgcctcagtttccccatgcaaTAAGACACTCTGAAGAGGAAAGATTATTGATGCCCCGCAGGGGTCCCATCATTCTCTGGGTTATCTTCCTCCCCCTGTCACCCCTGAAGTCACACCACAGAGGAGAGGGGTACGTGGCACAGGGTCATTTGACTCACCACAGCCCTTGCATAGCCTCCTCGGAATTGGTCAAAACTCTCCTGGAAAATGGGGTTTTGTAAACAATTTTTGTGGGGGAAATTGTCACTTTTGACAACTTCCAAACAAGCTTGTggtgaaatggatttttttttttctttccaaaaaccTAAAGCAAAAAATTCAGATTATTCTGGAGGActgtgtgatgctctgtacctcagaggaacaccctgcacccccatgttcatccttataatacgATTGTGtgatatccaatgcaaagtttgtcatgtcaggtgtcttcagaaggctcatgatgcactgagcattgttgttacaatgatgttataggttgtaatttcatgggTATATAGTTATgaagctgaaaatgtgtcctcatggcttaaaacaagctcATCAGGatatgtatgggacaaacccagcccagcctcacaggaacaaaggatgctggcctaggcaacaacaaaggatctgttggactctcgagtgagtcaccccacCTCCCTTGGTTAGTTTGGGACTAcagtgaggtaatgctcaccccaTAAAGCATCATAGACTCTTGCTGGCGCTCCCTCCATCTCCAGTCAgcccctggctgtgctgggaTCTGGACTATAAGACCTGGTATTTAGCAGTTCTGCCCACCTCCCCTGGATTGCCTCACCCTGCTGCTTTCCCATAGGAGACATTGAGCAATGCCCAGCAGTATGGGCAGGTCTGTGCCCCAGAGACCGGCACAGACAGAGATGGCTGgggctgtcctccctccccatggCCTCTGGGTGCTGCGAGGAGCCAACTGGCACCACAGATTGGGGAAAATTCCATCTGTCATAattcccacccttccccctgctgaattggtgtggctggccctgggtCATGTCTTGCTGGATGGCGGTTGGACTGCAAGGCTGGCTAATAACTACACCCCACTGAAGTGGCATACCAGTGTAATGGAGAGGGAATTTGAGCTTGTTGATTTTATTCCTTCCTGGTTTCCCAGGTCATTGGGTGTAGGTGGTCCTGGCAataggttgggattgaggggcatcagcaaagctgtgggtggtgggagagagcggggagcccagggctgggatagaagTGGGGAGGTGGGTTAGGATTGTCTGGCATTGGCACAGGTCTCTGGGGGAGCATAGGGCTAGGATAGCagagggctgcaggttgggattgaggggccttggcagagctgtgggggaggccagggctgcgggGACAGGGGACTGTGGGTTGGTATTGAGGCTTATcaccagagctgtgtgtggcaggggtcccagggatGGGATAGCGGGGGTCTAGGGTCAGGTTTGacgggcatcagcagagctgggtgggggctcaggatATCAATAGAGTGGGTGGTTCTGTGGTCCAGGACTTCATTGAATTCAGCTAAAGCTGGGcctgcccagcacctctgaataGCAGGGCCCAGGAgtctcaaattaggcacccaaaactAGTGGGTGCTTGAAAAATTAGCCTTTGaatgttctgtgcctcagtttcccgtcaGTAAAATGGAGGTGATCATCCCTTCCTCACTCACAAAGTGTGGTGGGGAGAGGTAATTCATCCATCTGTGCATAGCACTCTGAGATCCTTGTGTAGCTCACAGAGCTAGCTTCAAGATATTTTATGTAGCATTACTGTAAGAAGACTACAGGCCTACACCCtgtgaaatatttagtttaagtAGTTAGCAGGAGGCTTTGAGGTCTACAAGCCTTAGTATAAGTGAGTTACCTGACAGTGGCCCTGAGTTACTGGGGAACTGGGAATATTAAGTTTAGGGGATTTTTGTATAATATGATACCAGCTGTAACAGGGACTTGGGTGGCCGGACAGGTTAGTGGTTAGATTGCCTGGCTCTACGCCCCGTGCTGGGCTGAGTAGTCTCAGCCTTTAAGGCCAGGGAGGGTTAGGGGGACCTGGGCCTCCCTCTCTagcgggtcccagcccagggccctgtacaTGTCAACTCCTGAACAGGGGGTTGGTGTCCTCCCAGTGGGGAGTCAGAATCCA
This window encodes:
- the LOC114021916 gene encoding zona pellucida sperm-binding protein 3 isoform X1; protein product: MGAPVGSWALLLLVTGAWAQNASVSVVCGSSRLQITVLVDLFGNGVTVSARELTLGAGCAVTAVEPDRFQLEHLLSACGATMELLPDTIHYRNFLYYRPSAMGGVIRASAFSLPIDCFYPRTGNVSSLGLQPTWIPFSSTLMHRRRLDFALDVYDSTWSSPLSDPTYYLGDLINIQASVRTGSHAPLRIYVDECVARPSAESSMKYEVITDHGCLVDGQHSRSHFLAPRGDQFLRFQLDTFVFSGASNSQIYLLCHLKAVAAGPADQHNKACSYDPATAAWHSHDGGDCSCCASPAGCGSRRRRRHLPQEREGLLGEADLQLGPIKLASNSSTTLGSRSLTLASTEPTSAMAGAVELSYTVPISGTPKAIHPVLFSPNRAMNPIVRGDMKESSGLQLSFSVTTLAIAVLCSLFVFLGILGCYCSTKRYHRGYRMGAIDAALGESGAVAMAPTASGDSNVASKKPGAVVAAACGESGSV
- the LOC114021916 gene encoding zona pellucida sperm-binding protein 3 isoform X2, with product MLQLLPDTIHYRNFLYYRPSAMGGVIRASAFSLPIDCFYPRTGNVSSLGLQPTWIPFSSTLMHRRRLDFALDVYDSTWSSPLSDPTYYLGDLINIQASVRTGSHAPLRIYVDECVARPSAESSMKYEVITDHGCLVDGQHSRSHFLAPRGDQFLRFQLDTFVFSGASNSQIYLLCHLKAVAAGPADQHNKACSYDPATAAWHSHDGGDCSCCASPAGCGSRRRRRHLPQEREGLLGEADLQLGPIKLASNSSTTLGSRSLTLASTEPTSAMAGAVELSYTVPISGTPKAIHPVLFSPNRAMNPIVRGDMKESSGLQLSFSVTTLAIAVLCSLFVFLGILGCYCSTKRYHRGYRMGAIDAALGESGAVAMAPTASGDSNVASKKPGAVVAAACGESGSV